Proteins encoded in a region of the Solanum dulcamara chromosome 9, daSolDulc1.2, whole genome shotgun sequence genome:
- the LOC129904511 gene encoding probable carboxylesterase 15, producing MEDNKYEVEECRGVLRVYSDGTIVRSTKPSFEVTIHDDGSILWKDVVFQAMHNLQLRLYKPAYPISTAKLPVFYYIHGGGFCIGSRTWPNCQNYCFKLATELQAVVISPDYRLAPENRLPAAIEDGYMAVKWLQDQAVSDEPDTWLTDVADFSRVFISGDSAGGNIAHNLAVRLKAGSAELDPVRVRGYVYLLPFFGGTVRTKFEAEGPKEAFLNIELIDRFWRLSIPIGSTTDHPLVNPFGANSPNLEKIELDPILVLVGGCDLLKDRAKDYANKLKNYGKKIEYVEFEGQQHGFFTINPNSEPSKKLMLIIKKFIQDNSS from the exons ATGGAAGATAATAAGTATGAAGTTGAAGAATGTAGAGGTGTACTTAGGGTATATAGTGATGGAACTATAGTAAGATCAACTAAGCCAAGTTTTGAAGTTACTATACATGATGATGGCTCAATTCTTTGGAAAGATGTTGTATTTCAAGCCATGCATAACCTTCAACTCCGTCTCTACAAGCCGGCTTACCCTATCTCGACGGCTAAGCTACCCGTCTTCTACTACATTCATGGGGGCGGTTTTTGTATTGGCTCTCGTACGTGGCCCAACTGTCAGAActattgtttcaagctcgctacCGAGCTCCAGGCCGTGGTTATATCCCCCGACTATCGATTGGCTCCTGAGAACCGGCTCCCAGCCGCCATCGAAGATGGTTATATGGCTGTGAAATGGCTCCAGGATCAAGCCGTGTCCGACGAGCCGGACACATGGCTTACGGATGTTGCCGACTTTAGCCGAGTGTTTATTTCGGGTGACTCGGCTGGTGGCAATATCGCGCATAATTTGGCTGTTCGGCTTAAAGCCGGCTCAGCCGAGCTGGATCCGGTTCGAGTTAGGGGTTATGTATATTTGCTTCCTTTCTTTGGAGGGACTGTAAGGACAAAATTTGAAGCTGAGGGACCTAAAGAAGCTTTCTTAAACATTGAGCTCATTGACAG GTTTTGGAGGCTATCAATACCAATTGGATCAACAACTGACCATCCACTTGTGAACCCTTTTGGGGCCAATAGCCCaaatttggaaaaaattgaACTTGACCCAATTCTTGTGCTTGTTGGAGGATGTGATCTTCTTAAAGATAGAGCCAAAGATTATGCAAATAAATTGAAGAATTATGGAAAAAAGATTGAATATGTGGAATTTGAAGGACAACAACATGGTTTCTTCACTATTAATCCTAATTCAGAACCTTCCAAGAAGTTGATGCTCATAATCAAGAAGTTCATTCAAGACAATTCttcttaa
- the LOC129902596 gene encoding kinesin-like protein KIN-12E: protein MPLFSEPPSVVKSRFGSLDQSAATPMDTAAVTMSSVKSTPNLRLFKSAAKDNRIELSENKDVVESNRSFEFREDPSFWKDHNVQVIIRIRPLNNSEISLQGHGKCVRQESSQTITWIGHPESRFTFDMVADENVTQEMLFKAAGVPMVENCMGGYNSCVFAYGQTGSGKTHTMLGDIEGGTRRHSVNCGMTPRVFEYLFSRIQKEREARREENIKFTCRCSFLEIYNEQILDLLDPSSVNLQIREDTKKGIHVEDLTEVEVTSARDVMQQLLQGAANRKVAATNMNRASSRSHSVFTCVIESKWESQGVTHHRFARFNLVDLAGSERQKSSGAEGERLKEATNINKSLSTLGLVIMNLVSISNGKSHHVPYRDSKLTFLLQDSLGGNAKTCIIANISPSSCCSLETLSTLKFAQRAKFIKNHAFVNEDASGDVLAMRIQIQNLKKEVARLRSMADGGVENHENDAWTVAFPGSPTSVKWEGLHGLSSPLTPDKRMSKKKDYEVALVGAFRREKDKDIALQALTAENQAAMQLTKQREDEIQGLKMRLRFREAAIKRLESVASGKISAEIHLLKEKEEQLKEIEVLRNQVDRNQEVTRFAMENLRLKEEIRRLKSFYEEGERERMNEQIMMLQNKLLEALDWKLMHESDPAPVQKGSSELGMHIENDLNLLTSSQPASPWRTSINEENEFLRVQAIQNQAELDALHRQRIFCVDEKEKLERQLNDLEKELEFERSSKAVLMEEPSSVANDQPSTIAVSDQTELTTIVDAIAAASQREAEAHETAISLSKENDELRMKLKVLIEDNNKLIELYEQAVAEKNNGTDRGQNCQQEKIEDDNQHFFEHALQNHDLDEIVSSGETVTLQKSNITADSDELPSYKTTEIIENKPLKPGKEHTSEVLGKSNYMMVETIYPESTAEAVPHELPEDPCASYLKQDVVMEDKSSDVLHNPVSEDLSLLRMKLEGAHEKLLKSANTISMFGSLERAIIEVDELEEEIEGLEKSIEVKKQGYTSFKLQSSQMLGKKVLLDNKLSALRYSLSSFSSSVGYFEQREAQARGRLNASSTCLNQKKAKLAHLQASKVELLEAQMQAKQSESELRNILAESKSRLEEENQRLESDRVLFAIDNIEKPDIQLPERSWQLSGKATELLKSEEEKTKIQYQIKQIRENLGIKKKEIEDLNEKRLNSEKDIEVTEKEVENVLQSVKEMGNKLQRVIQEKEMILEMKENGKQEFDNMILEYHESMFEASLKEEELKILDDDLQLEISKIEDLQRAKALATSRKTQLLNALSCKSCSFSDKVEEDLHDIRRSVLELNSLLGN from the exons ATGCCGTTATTTTCCGAGCCTCCAAGCGTTGTTAAGTCCAGATTCGGGTCACTAGACCAATCTGCAGCAACTCCGATGGATACGGCGGCGGTGACGATGTCGTCGGTGAAGAGTACACCTAATCTCAGACTGTTCAAATCAGCTGCTAAGGATAACAGGATTGAGTTATCTGAGAACAAGGATGTGGTGGAATCTAACCGGAGTTTCGAGTTTCGTGAAGATCCTTCATTCTGGAAGGATCATAATGTTCAG GTTATTATAAGAATACGCCCCTTGAATAACTCTGAGATATCTTTACAAGGGCATGGTAAATGTGTAAGACAAGAAAGCTCTCAGACGATCACTTGGATAGGGCACCCAGAATCACGTTTTACATTTGATATGGTTGCTGATGAGAATGTTACTCAG GAGATGCTCTTTAAAGCTGCTGGAGTACCAATGGTGGAAAATTGCATGGGAGGCTACAATAGTTGTGTGTTTGCCTATGGCCAA ACTGGAAGTGGAAAAACACACACCATGCTTGGAGATATTGAAGGAGGCACCCGAAGACATAGTGTAAATTGTGGGATGACACCTAGGGTGTTTGAGTACTTGTTTTCAAGAATTCAAAAG GAAAGAGAGGCACGCCGGGAGGAAAATATAAAGTTCACTTGTAGATGCTCTTTCTTAGAAATATATAACGAACAGATTCTCGACCTTCTGGATCCTTCCTCGGTGAACTTGCAG ATAAGAGAAGATACTAAAAAGGGAATTCATGTAGAAGATCTCACTGAAGTAGAAGTTACGAGTGCTCGGGATGTGATGCAACAACTTCTTCAG GGTGCTGCAAACAGAAAGGTAGCTGCCACCAACATGAATCGTGCTAGTAGCCGTTCACACAGTGTATTTACATGTGTGATAGAGAGCAAA TGGGAATCTCAAGGAGTAACGCACCACAGATTTGCTCGTTTTAACCTTGTTGATTTGGCAGGCTCTGAAAG GCAGAAAAGCTCAGGAGCTGAAGGTGAACGTTTGAAGGAAGCTACTAACATCAACAAATCTCTTTCAACGTTGGG ATTAGTGATCATGAACCTGGTTAGCATATCTAATGGGAAATCACACCATGTTCCCTACAGAGATTCAAAGCTCACATTTCTACTCCAG GATTCGTTGGGAGGGAATGCAAAAACATGTATAATTGCAAATATTAGTCCTTCCAGCTG TTGTTCATTGGAGACTCTAAGCACATTGAAGTTTGCTCAACGTgccaaattcatcaaaaatcat GCTTTCGTAAATGAAGATGCTTCTGGAGACGTTCTTGCAATGAGGATACAGATTCAAAATCTGAAG AAAGAAGTAGCTCGTCTTCGGAGTATGGCTGATGGAGGAGTTGAAAACCATGAAAATGATGCTTGGACAGTTGCTTTTCCAGGATCGCCTACATCTGTTAAATGGGAAGGGCTTCATGGATTATCTAGTCCACTTACACCAGATAAACGGATGTCAAAG AAGAAAGACTACGAAGTTGCCCTTGTTGGGGCTTTTAGGAGGGAAAAGGATAAAGACATTGCACTACAAGCATTAACTGCTGAAAATCAGGCAGCAATGCAGCTG ACCAAACAAAGGGAAGATGAGATACAAGGTTTAAAGATGAGACTAAGGTTTCGAGAAGCTGCTATAAAAAGGCTCGAATCAGTTGCTTCAGGAAAGATATCTGCTGAGATTCACTTGCTAAAGGAGAAAGAGGAGCAATTGAAGGAAATAGAGGTCCTACGGAATCAGGTTGATCGTAACCAAGAAGTTACAAGATTTGCTATGGAGAATCTACGGCTAAAAGAAGAGATCAGAAG ATTGAAGTCATTTTATGAGGAAGGTGAGCGAGAAAGAATGAATGAACAGATCATGATGCTACAAAATAAG CTTCTAGAAGCACTTGATTGGAAACTTATGCATGAATCAGATCCTGCACCGGTTCAG AAAGGAAGTTCTGAGCTTGGTATGCATATTGAGAATGACCTGAATCTACTAACGTCATCTCAG CCGGCTTCACCATGGCGTACATCAATCAATGAGGAGAATGAGTTCCTCCGAGTTCAG GCAATTCAAAACCAAGCAGAACTGGATGCACTCCATAGACAACGTATTTTTTGTGTTGATGAGAAAGAGAAATTGGAAAG GCAATTAAATGACTTGGAAAAAGAGCTAGAATTTGAGAGATCATCTAAAGCAGTTCTGATGGAAGAGCCGTCTTCAGTTGCAAATGATCAGCCGTCCACTATTGCTGTCAGTGATCAGACAGAGCTAACAACTATTGTTGATGCTATAGCAGCAGCCAGCCAAAGAGAAGCAGAAGCTCATGAAACTGCAATTTCCTTGTCTAAGGAAAATGATGAATTGAGGATGAAGCTCAAAGTCCTAATTGAGGACAATAACAAACTGATAGAACTGTACGAGCAAGCAGTAGCAGAAAAGAACAATGGGACTGATAGAGGTCAGAACTGCCAACAAGAAAAGATTGAAGATGACAACCAACATTTTTTTGAACATGCTTTacaaaatcatgatttagatgaaATTGTTTCGTCAGGGGAGACAGTAACTTTACAGAAAAGCAATATTACTGCTGATTCAGATGAACTACCTAGCTACAAGACTACAGAAATTATAGAGAATAAACCATTAAAACCAGGTAAAGAACATACTTCTGAAGTATTGGGCAAAAGCAATTACATGATGGTGGAAACCATTTATCCTGAATCAACGGCAGAAGCTGTACCACATGAACTTCCCGAGGATCCTTGTGCCTCCTATCTGAAGCAGGATGTTGTAATGGAAGACAAATCATCAGATGTTTTGCATAATCCTGTATCAGAGGACTTAAGTTTGTTGAGAATGAAGCTTGAAGGTGCGCATGAAAAGCTTCTAAAATCTGCCAACACCATAAGTATGTTTGGTTCATTAGAGAGGGCAATCATTGAGGTTGatgagcttgaagaagaaattgaaggacTCGAAAAGAGCATTGAAGTGAAAAAACAAGGATACACATCCTTCAAGCTTCAGTCTTCACAAATGCTTGGAAAGAAAGTGTTGCTTGATAATAAGCTATCAGCACTAAGATACTCACTATCAAGCTTTTCTTCATCAGTTGGTTACTTCGAACAACGGGAAGCTCAAGCAAGAGGAAGGTTGAATGCTTCATCTACTTGTCTCAACCAAAAGAAAGCAAAGTTGGCTCATCTTCAAGCATCTAAGGTTGAACTCCTGGAAGCACAGATGCAGGCTAAACAGTCAGAATCAGAATTAAGAAACATCCTAGCAGAATCGAAATCAAGATTGGAAGAGGAGAATCAAAGGCTGGAAAGTGACAGAGTTCTCTTTGCCATAGATAACATTGAGAAACCCGATATCCAATTGCCAGAAAGGAGTTGGCAGTTGAGTGGCAAAGCTACTGAGTTACTTAAGTCTGAGGAAGAAAAAACAAAGATACAATATCAAATAAAGCAGATTAGGGAAAATTTGGGGATAAAGAAGAAGGAAATTGAAGACTTGAACGAAAAAAGGCTGAATTCAGAGAAAGATATTGAGGTTACTGAAAAGGAGGTAGAGAATGTTTTGCAGTCTGTAAAGGAGATGGGCAACAAGCTTCAAAGGGTCATCCAGGAGAAGGAGATGATCTTGGAAATGAAAGAGAACGGGAAGCAAGAGTTTGATAACATGATTCTTGAGTACCACGAGAGTATGTTTGAAGCATCGTTGAAGGAGGAAGAGTTGAAGATTTTGGACGACGACTTGCAGTTGGAAATTAGTAAAATAGAAGATTTACAAAGAGCAAAGGCTCTTGCTACAAGCAGAAAAACTCAGTTGCTGAATGCATTATCGTGCAAATCATGCTCTTTCTCCGACAAGGTAGAGGAGGATCTACATGACATACGAAGGTCAGTGCTAGAACTGAACTCGTTGCTTGGGAATTGA
- the LOC129903251 gene encoding putative calcium-binding protein CML19, giving the protein MESISVPSNENKSVFSRLHNRFFLKKATPQKENKSLTMSGNNNELRRVFTYFDENGDGKVSPTELRRCVKAIGGKLTVEEAEMMVRLSDSDGDGLLGLEDFRKLMEEERNKENELIGAFRMYEMEGYITPKSLKSMLSRLGESTSIDKCKDMIRRFDLNGDGVLSFDEFKIMMTN; this is encoded by the coding sequence ATGGAGTCAATTTCTGTACCTAGTAATGAAAACAAGTCCGTTTTCTCAAGATTACACAATAGGTTTTTCCTAAAAAAGGCGACTCCTCAAAAGGAAAACAAGAGTCTAACAATGAGTGGTAATAACAACGAGTTAAGGAGGGTATTTACGTACTTTGACGAGAATGGAGATGGAAAGGTGTCACCAACGGAGTTAAGGAGGTGCGTGAAGGCGATAGGAGGCAAACTGACGGTGGAGGAGGCGGAGATGATGGTGAGGCTATCGGATTCCGATGGGGACGGGTTGTTAGGATTGGAGGATTTTAGGAAGCTAATGGAAGAAGAGAGGAATAAAGAGAATGAATTAATTGGAGCATTTAGAATGTATGAAATGGAAGGATACATAACTCCTAAGAGTTTGAAGAGTATGTTGAGTAGACTTGGTGAGTCAACTTCCATTGATAAATGCAAGGATATGATAAGGAGATTTGATCTCAATGGAGATGGAGTTCTTAGCTTTGATGAGTTCAAAATTATGATGACAAACTAG
- the LOC129902597 gene encoding putative calcium-binding protein CML19 produces MCMRSSVSVSTAEKESFFSRLRNMFHLRRKEEEKKKTMTTTIMTTATTTNTTTNCFPVSDNSCSSNKGELERVFTYFDENGDGKVSPAELRRCMKAVGGELTVEEAEMAVRLSDSDGDGLLGLEDFTKLMEGMEEERNKESELIGAFGMYEMEGYITPKSLKRMLNRLGESTSIDNCKAMIQRFDLNGDGVLSFDEFKVMMTT; encoded by the coding sequence ATGTGTATGAGATCATCAGTTTCTGTTTCCACAGCTGAAAAAGAGTCTTTTTTCTCAAGATTACGGAATATGTTTCATCTCAGAAGGaaggaagaggagaagaagaagacaatGACAACGACAATAATGACAACAgctactactactaatactaCTACTAACTGTTTTCCTGTGAGTGACAATAGTTGTAGTAGTAACAAGGGAGAGTTAGAGAGGGTATTTACCTACTTTGACGAGAACGGAGATGGAAAGGTATCACCAGCAGAGCTAAGGAGGTGCATGAAGGCGGTAGGAGGTGAACTGACGGTAGAGGAGGCAGAGATGGCAGTGAGGCTATCAGATTCCGATGGGGACGGGTTGTTAGGATTGGAGGATTTCACGAAGCTAATGGAAGGAATGGAGGAAGAGAGGAATAAAGAGAGTGAGTTAATTGGAGCATTTGGAATGTATGAAATGGAAGGATATATAACACCTAAGAGCTTGAAGAGGATGTTAAATCGACTTGGTGAGTCAACCTCCATTGATAACTGCAAAGCTATGATTCAAAGATTTGATCTCAATGGAGATGGAGTACTCAGCTTTGATGAGTTCAAAGTTATGATGACAACTTAG